The genomic stretch TTTTAAGTTCCGTCACCATGGTTCTTGCCGTTGAAGCAGGCCATCGCTGCGATAAGAAAGCAGTATTATTATGGATGGGACTTACTATCCTTGGCGGTGCAATATTCCTTGGCTCACAGGTGTGGGAGTGGTGGGTTTTCATCGAAGGTTCTGAAACAGGCGCCATGAGAACGATGTTTGTTGACGGGCAATGGGTGCAACAGGTTTTTCACGGAGCCAATCTTCAGTACAATGAATATTCTGTTACACCCCACTACGCAAATTTCTTTTTTGGAATAACGGGCTTTCATGGTTTCCACGTTTTCAGCGGAGTGGTCATCAACATCATTACATTCCTCATGGCATACAGAGGAGTTTTTGAAAGAAGAGGTCATTACGAATGGATTGAAAAAGTCGGACTATACTGGCACTTTGTAGACTTAGTTTGGGTATTCGTATTTACTTTCTTCTATTTACTGTAATCTGTATTAATAATCAAAGTAATCATTTTATTTATGGAATTTCAAGACAACTTTCCCAACTACGAATTTCTCGCACAGCACAACAACGAAGCGGGAGTAGGTGTAAGAAAAAACCTGATGAAAGTATTCTGGCTTCTGCTCGTGGTCACGCTCATCGAACTCACCATCGGCTGGTTCTGGCATGACATTCACAATTCATTGCACGTTTCCAAAACATACCTCATCATCTTCTTTG from Bacteroidota bacterium encodes the following:
- a CDS encoding cytochrome c oxidase subunit 3; this translates as MSSHTAAKPQGWGGGTSPLGISTGKMFMWFFLISDALTFSGLLVALGFFRHKFADVWPVSTEVFTHFPGTHAHLPLVYVGWMTFDLILSSVTMVLAVEAGHRCDKKAVLLWMGLTILGGAIFLGSQVWEWWVFIEGSETGAMRTMFVDGQWVQQVFHGANLQYNEYSVTPHYANFFFGITGFHGFHVFSGVVINIITFLMAYRGVFERRGHYEWIEKVGLYWHFVDLVWVFVFTFFYLL